The Zingiber officinale cultivar Zhangliang chromosome 9A, Zo_v1.1, whole genome shotgun sequence genome window below encodes:
- the LOC122019916 gene encoding uncharacterized protein LOC122019916 isoform X2: MMAECTYQHKENNMGDETVRAPNVQYHSQWIKRWTREATKSVPRNHQCFAVSSSSKAEVHEKVKRLQVDTLESGKFKTLKSVMNQGSVSEYKKIYRFGFSKVALPVEVQQSAESSYRTSQISHVVQFASEEHQFEPQTNMKCLNQDMQPHIAVKGSLSCVDDIEGSTAQWQIGQCEKQRSSTRPFFSTLNLEGGRCPSSSRLEGSEVNRVNFSSSSLLLTWKDSVSLKRFDDLGHNSSCDLQMLKIPSSSSTMKNTREGQPRLSDAGKAFLMAKNTSVRLSPGKQINMDSSNSTKGQRIAVYEMLTVPKRPDGCSSEGLQKVFELTKDQSRSTSPKEPSTSIYMETDTKLSHPVYKEIHAESCDPGVLLDSEACSRWLKRLQSKPVASPAIGSNKFKTGDGPPSGQTCYEIPISPKEKEAVNLKKRMTNSRFSSGISMENFCTWMQRWCCKNTLRNEAVVDGTPASCEAANSHLTKSHETMKQFPSLAAMALVGGVIKQFHTCVFRRVGSSVVWNIEPF; encoded by the exons ATGATGGCTGAGTGTACCTATCAACATAAGGAGAATAATATGGGTGATGAAACCGTTAGAGCACCCAATGTTCAATATCATTCACAGTGGATCAAACGCTGGACAAGAGAAGCAACTAAATCAGTTCCTCGTAACCATCAGTGTTTCGCTGTTTCTAGTTCAAGCAAAGCAGAAGTTCATGAAAAAGTCAAGCGCTTGCAAGTCGATACTCTGGAATCTGGAAAATTCAAAACGCTGAAAAGTGTTATGAATCAGGGAAGTGTCTCCGAATACAAAAAAATATACAGATTTGGTTTCAGTAAAGTAGCCCTACCTGTTGAAGTTCAACAATCAGCTGAATCTAGCTATAGAACTAGTCAAATATCTCATGTTGTTCAATTTGCATCAGAAGAACATCAATTTGAACCACAGACAAACATGAAGTGTCTGAATCAAGATATGCAGCCTCACATTGCTGTTAAAGGTTCTTTGAGTTGTGTGGACGATATTGAAGGATCAACTGCTCAATGGCAAATTGGCCAATGTGAAAAACAAAGATCAAGCACAAGACCTTTTTTCAGTACACTTAATCTAGAAGGAGGACGTTGTCCATCCTCATCTCGACTTGAAGGAAGTGAAGTAAATCGTGTAAACTTTTCTAGTAGTAGTCTATTGCTGACTTGGAAAGATTCTGTTAGTTTAAAGAGATTTGATGATCTTGGGCATAATTCGTCATGTGATCTCCAAATGCTGAAAATTCCTTCTTCCTCCAGCACTATGAAAAACACAAGGGAAGGACAACCAAGGTTATCTGATGCAGGAAAAGCATTTTTAATGGCCAAGAATACGAGTGTGAGATTGTCTCCTGGGAAACAAATAAATATGGATTCTTCAAACTCCACCAAAGGCCAAAGAATTGCTGTTTATGAGATGCTAACTGTACCTAAAAGACCAGATG GCTGCAGTTCTGAGGGGCTACAAAAG GTTTTTGAATTGACGAAAGATCAATCACGATCGACTTCACCAAAAGAgccatcaactagcatttatatgGAAACTGACACAAAGTTATCACATCCAGTCTACAAGGAAATACATGCTGAAAGCTGTGATCCTGGAGTATTATTAGATTCAGAAGCCTGCAGCAGATGGCTTAAGCGCCTCCAATCCAAACCCGTAGCTTCTCCAGCCATTGGCAGCAACAAGTTCAAAACTGGAGATGGTCCACCAAGTGGACAAACATGCTACGAGATACCCATCAGTCCTAAGGAGAAAGAGGCAGTGAACTTGAAGAAACGAATGACAAATTCAAGGTTCTCTTCCGGCATATCGATGGAGAATTTCTGCACTTGGATGCAGAGATGGTGCTGCAAAAACACTCTAAGGAATGAAGCTGTCGTTGATGGTACTCCAGCTTCATGTGAGGCAGCAAATTCACACCTCACTAAAAGCCATGAAACCATGAAGCAGTTTCCCAGTCTTGCAGCAATGGCTTTGGTGGGGGGAGTCATCAAACAGTTCCATACATGTGTGTTTCGTAGAGTGGGATCTTCTGTTGTTTGGAACATTGAGCCCTTCTAA
- the LOC122019916 gene encoding uncharacterized protein LOC122019916 isoform X1 → MMAECTYQHKENNMGDETVRAPNVQYHSQWIKRWTREATKSVPRNHQCFAVSSSSKAEVHEKVKRLQVDTLESGKFKTLKSVMNQGSVSEYKKIYRFGFSKVALPVEVQQSAESSYRTSQISHVVQFASEEHQFEPQTNMKCLNQDMQPHIAVKGSLSCVDDIEGSTAQWQIGQCEKQRSSTRPFFSTLNLEGGRCPSSSRLEGSEVNRVNFSSSSLLLTWKDSVSLKRFDDLGHNSSCDLQMLKIPSSSSTMKNTREGQPRLSDAGKAFLMAKNTSVRLSPGKQINMDSSNSTKGQRIAVYEMLTVPKRPDGCSSEGLQKDLQVFELTKDQSRSTSPKEPSTSIYMETDTKLSHPVYKEIHAESCDPGVLLDSEACSRWLKRLQSKPVASPAIGSNKFKTGDGPPSGQTCYEIPISPKEKEAVNLKKRMTNSRFSSGISMENFCTWMQRWCCKNTLRNEAVVDGTPASCEAANSHLTKSHETMKQFPSLAAMALVGGVIKQFHTCVFRRVGSSVVWNIEPF, encoded by the exons ATGATGGCTGAGTGTACCTATCAACATAAGGAGAATAATATGGGTGATGAAACCGTTAGAGCACCCAATGTTCAATATCATTCACAGTGGATCAAACGCTGGACAAGAGAAGCAACTAAATCAGTTCCTCGTAACCATCAGTGTTTCGCTGTTTCTAGTTCAAGCAAAGCAGAAGTTCATGAAAAAGTCAAGCGCTTGCAAGTCGATACTCTGGAATCTGGAAAATTCAAAACGCTGAAAAGTGTTATGAATCAGGGAAGTGTCTCCGAATACAAAAAAATATACAGATTTGGTTTCAGTAAAGTAGCCCTACCTGTTGAAGTTCAACAATCAGCTGAATCTAGCTATAGAACTAGTCAAATATCTCATGTTGTTCAATTTGCATCAGAAGAACATCAATTTGAACCACAGACAAACATGAAGTGTCTGAATCAAGATATGCAGCCTCACATTGCTGTTAAAGGTTCTTTGAGTTGTGTGGACGATATTGAAGGATCAACTGCTCAATGGCAAATTGGCCAATGTGAAAAACAAAGATCAAGCACAAGACCTTTTTTCAGTACACTTAATCTAGAAGGAGGACGTTGTCCATCCTCATCTCGACTTGAAGGAAGTGAAGTAAATCGTGTAAACTTTTCTAGTAGTAGTCTATTGCTGACTTGGAAAGATTCTGTTAGTTTAAAGAGATTTGATGATCTTGGGCATAATTCGTCATGTGATCTCCAAATGCTGAAAATTCCTTCTTCCTCCAGCACTATGAAAAACACAAGGGAAGGACAACCAAGGTTATCTGATGCAGGAAAAGCATTTTTAATGGCCAAGAATACGAGTGTGAGATTGTCTCCTGGGAAACAAATAAATATGGATTCTTCAAACTCCACCAAAGGCCAAAGAATTGCTGTTTATGAGATGCTAACTGTACCTAAAAGACCAGATG GCTGCAGTTCTGAGGGGCTACAAAAG GATCTTCAGGTTTTTGAATTGACGAAAGATCAATCACGATCGACTTCACCAAAAGAgccatcaactagcatttatatgGAAACTGACACAAAGTTATCACATCCAGTCTACAAGGAAATACATGCTGAAAGCTGTGATCCTGGAGTATTATTAGATTCAGAAGCCTGCAGCAGATGGCTTAAGCGCCTCCAATCCAAACCCGTAGCTTCTCCAGCCATTGGCAGCAACAAGTTCAAAACTGGAGATGGTCCACCAAGTGGACAAACATGCTACGAGATACCCATCAGTCCTAAGGAGAAAGAGGCAGTGAACTTGAAGAAACGAATGACAAATTCAAGGTTCTCTTCCGGCATATCGATGGAGAATTTCTGCACTTGGATGCAGAGATGGTGCTGCAAAAACACTCTAAGGAATGAAGCTGTCGTTGATGGTACTCCAGCTTCATGTGAGGCAGCAAATTCACACCTCACTAAAAGCCATGAAACCATGAAGCAGTTTCCCAGTCTTGCAGCAATGGCTTTGGTGGGGGGAGTCATCAAACAGTTCCATACATGTGTGTTTCGTAGAGTGGGATCTTCTGTTGTTTGGAACATTGAGCCCTTCTAA